One genomic segment of Sanyastnella coralliicola includes these proteins:
- a CDS encoding PorV/PorQ family protein: MKISKYIISLSTLAAVLLLLPGSMSAGNPDRAGSAGASQLLINPWARSTGMANASMASIRGVEATFLNVAGLAFVERTELIFANQQYLVGTDITMNSLGFGQKVGENSVIALTVMSMSFGEIDVTTEDLPEGGIGTFRPNMSNIGISYAKAFSNSIYGGITARIVSESISNARAQGIAFDAGIRYITGDNDQLRFGIALRNVGPPMRFSGDGLTATATIPSTGNQITVSQRSEKYELPSMVNIGVSYDFLFSETMKLTTDGQFTSNSFTRDQFGFGAAFSWNERVIIRGGYLWESELTNEEERQTAITGPGGGLTLQIPAGPNGTVIGVDYSYRTTNPFNGTHAIGLHVTL, translated from the coding sequence ATGAAGATTTCTAAATATATCATCAGCCTTTCGACCCTGGCAGCAGTATTGTTGCTTCTTCCAGGTTCGATGTCAGCGGGTAACCCTGATCGCGCAGGTTCTGCGGGGGCAAGTCAACTACTGATCAACCCTTGGGCACGAAGCACAGGTATGGCGAATGCCAGCATGGCTTCAATCCGTGGTGTGGAAGCGACATTCCTTAACGTTGCCGGATTGGCATTCGTTGAGCGTACAGAGCTCATCTTTGCGAACCAGCAATACCTTGTTGGTACCGACATCACCATGAACAGCCTTGGTTTTGGTCAAAAAGTTGGTGAGAACAGTGTAATTGCACTTACAGTAATGTCAATGTCTTTTGGAGAGATTGACGTAACAACAGAAGACCTTCCAGAAGGTGGAATTGGTACTTTCCGTCCGAACATGTCGAACATTGGTATCTCGTATGCCAAGGCATTCTCGAACAGTATCTACGGAGGTATCACTGCACGTATCGTTTCTGAGTCAATCTCTAATGCTCGCGCTCAAGGGATTGCTTTCGATGCAGGTATTCGCTACATCACAGGTGACAACGACCAACTTCGTTTTGGTATTGCACTTCGTAACGTAGGACCACCGATGCGTTTCTCTGGTGATGGTCTTACTGCTACTGCAACGATCCCATCAACGGGTAACCAGATCACTGTTTCACAGCGTTCTGAGAAGTACGAGCTTCCTTCAATGGTGAACATTGGGGTTTCTTACGACTTCCTTTTCAGTGAAACAATGAAGCTGACTACAGACGGACAGTTCACTTCGAACTCGTTCACCCGTGACCAATTCGGATTCGGTGCAGCGTTCTCATGGAACGAGCGCGTGATCATCCGTGGAGGTTACCTATGGGAAAGCGAATTGACAAATGAAGAAGAGCGCCAAACGGCAATCACTGGTCCTGGTGGAGGTTTGACACTTCAGATCCCAGCTGGTCCTAATGGTACCGTTATCGGTGTAGATTACAGCTACCGTACTACGAACCCATTCAATGGTACGCACGCTATCGGACTCCACGTGACGCTCTGA
- a CDS encoding thioredoxin domain-containing protein, which yields MIFRQTPFLFLIVILAACAGQKNETPMKHKHTNALVNETSPYLLQHAHNPVDWHPWGDEAFEKAKAENKLVLISVGYSACHWCHVMERETFEDSLAAAYMNEHFVNIKVDREERPDVDQVYMNAVQLMTNKGGWPLNCFALADGRPIFGGTYFPKEEWIKVLESLVDIQQNQPEKMEDYAAKLTEGVQQSELIERAPANQEFEQDSLDTIVERWKLGWDLEEGGPNRAPKFPLPNNYEFLLQYGTLTQDQETLDFVKLTLDKMAQGGIYDQVGGGFARYSVDGMWKVPHFEKMLYDNAQLVSLYSEGYRAFKISNYRTTVFQTLDFIEREMTSDEGAFYSALDADSEGEEGKFYIWSQEEAQALLGNDFELAQDYYHIGGRGNWEHGNSILLRRNHPEEYAAQKGMTIEELQSALDRIESALMSAREDRIRPGLDDKILTSWNAMMVKGYVDAYRAFGNPDHLASAERAMRFILAKCRKEDGGLWHSYKDGNAKINGYLEDYCFTLEALVALYQGSFDEQWLNEAKALADYTIAHFHDESSGMFWFTSDLDPALIARKQETSDNVIPASNSSMAKALWQLGTYYDQAEYKEHADQMLRNIMNEWSYGQSYSNWGSLMLWHTFNYKEVAITGEEANGSLRSELDQNYLPNVLLMGGTSGDLPLLEGKFIDTPTIFVCENKACKLPVNNVADALDQIRQ from the coding sequence ATGATCTTCCGGCAAACGCCCTTTCTTTTCTTGATCGTGATCCTGGCTGCTTGCGCAGGCCAGAAGAATGAAACTCCCATGAAGCATAAGCATACCAATGCGCTGGTCAATGAGACGAGCCCTTACCTTCTGCAACATGCGCACAACCCGGTGGATTGGCATCCTTGGGGCGACGAAGCGTTTGAGAAGGCGAAAGCAGAGAATAAGCTAGTGCTGATTAGCGTGGGTTACAGCGCTTGCCATTGGTGCCATGTCATGGAGCGCGAGACTTTTGAAGACTCACTCGCTGCGGCCTACATGAACGAACACTTCGTCAATATCAAAGTAGATCGCGAAGAGCGTCCTGACGTGGATCAGGTGTACATGAATGCGGTACAGCTCATGACAAATAAAGGCGGATGGCCTTTGAACTGCTTTGCGCTTGCCGATGGTCGTCCGATTTTCGGCGGAACCTACTTCCCGAAGGAAGAATGGATAAAAGTGCTCGAATCACTGGTTGATATTCAACAGAATCAGCCAGAGAAAATGGAAGACTACGCAGCGAAGCTAACGGAAGGTGTTCAGCAAAGCGAATTGATCGAGCGTGCTCCAGCGAATCAAGAATTTGAACAGGATTCTCTAGACACCATTGTAGAGCGATGGAAGCTAGGATGGGATTTGGAAGAAGGTGGACCGAACAGGGCTCCGAAATTCCCGCTTCCTAACAATTACGAATTCTTGCTGCAGTATGGCACATTGACTCAAGATCAGGAAACGCTTGACTTCGTGAAGCTCACCTTAGACAAAATGGCCCAAGGTGGTATCTACGATCAAGTTGGTGGTGGCTTTGCTCGTTACTCAGTAGATGGCATGTGGAAGGTGCCGCACTTTGAGAAGATGCTCTATGACAATGCGCAACTCGTTAGTTTGTACAGCGAAGGTTATCGCGCATTCAAGATCTCGAACTACCGAACTACGGTCTTCCAAACCCTGGATTTCATCGAACGTGAGATGACATCAGATGAAGGCGCTTTCTACAGCGCTCTTGATGCTGATAGTGAAGGCGAAGAAGGTAAATTCTACATCTGGTCACAAGAAGAAGCGCAGGCTTTATTGGGCAATGACTTTGAGTTGGCGCAAGACTATTACCACATCGGTGGACGAGGAAATTGGGAACACGGGAATAGTATTCTGCTTCGCAGGAATCATCCTGAAGAATATGCAGCGCAAAAAGGCATGACCATCGAAGAACTTCAATCTGCCCTTGACCGCATTGAAAGTGCCCTGATGTCGGCGCGTGAAGATCGTATTCGTCCGGGTCTCGATGACAAAATTTTGACCTCCTGGAATGCGATGATGGTCAAAGGGTATGTTGATGCCTACCGTGCATTTGGTAATCCTGATCATCTCGCTAGCGCGGAACGCGCTATGCGCTTCATTTTAGCCAAGTGTAGAAAGGAAGATGGTGGATTGTGGCACAGCTACAAAGACGGGAACGCCAAAATCAATGGGTATCTGGAGGATTATTGTTTCACTCTGGAAGCATTGGTTGCCCTTTATCAAGGAAGTTTTGATGAGCAATGGTTGAACGAAGCCAAGGCCTTGGCGGATTATACCATTGCCCATTTCCACGATGAGTCAAGCGGTATGTTCTGGTTCACGAGTGATCTTGATCCAGCGCTGATCGCGCGGAAACAGGAAACCTCAGATAACGTCATCCCAGCGAGTAATTCGTCGATGGCTAAAGCGCTGTGGCAGTTAGGCACCTACTACGATCAAGCTGAATACAAGGAGCACGCTGATCAAATGCTACGCAACATTATGAATGAGTGGAGTTATGGTCAGAGCTACAGCAACTGGGGTAGTTTGATGCTTTGGCACACCTTCAATTATAAAGAGGTAGCCATTACTGGAGAAGAAGCCAATGGAAGCTTACGTTCTGAGCTAGACCAAAACTACCTACCCAACGTTCTATTGATGGGAGGTACCTCAGGAGACCTTCCACTGCTTGAAGGAAAATTTATTGATACGCCAACGATCTTCGTTTGCGAAAACAAGGCGTGTAAGCTCCCTGTGAATAATGTTGCCGATGCACTGGATCAAATTCGTCAGTAG
- the greA gene encoding transcription elongation factor GreA, with amino-acid sequence MSNITYYTEEGLQRLKEELHNMKSVQRPAISQQIADARDKGDLSENAEYDAAKEAQGLLEAKINKLENVIANARVIDESQIDNSKVFILSRVKIKNLKNNAIMEYTLVAENEANLALKKISVDSPIGKGLLGKVVGDIAEVQIPAGLVKFEVLEINR; translated from the coding sequence ATGTCTAACATCACCTACTATACTGAGGAAGGCCTTCAGAGGTTGAAGGAGGAATTGCACAACATGAAAAGCGTGCAACGCCCGGCCATTTCTCAACAAATTGCAGATGCTCGCGACAAAGGAGATCTCTCTGAGAACGCTGAGTACGATGCTGCCAAAGAAGCACAAGGACTACTCGAAGCGAAAATTAATAAGCTAGAAAACGTCATTGCCAATGCACGTGTTATTGATGAGTCGCAAATCGACAATAGCAAAGTCTTCATCTTGAGCCGAGTTAAGATCAAGAACTTGAAGAACAATGCGATTATGGAGTACACATTGGTTGCTGAGAACGAAGCAAACCTTGCTCTCAAGAAAATCTCTGTAGACTCCCCTATCGGTAAAGGACTATTAGGAAAAGTAGTCGGTGACATTGCGGAAGTGCAGATCCCTGCTGGACTTGTAAAATTCGAGGTACTCGAGATTAACCGATAA
- a CDS encoding HIT family protein, translated as MATIFSKIVSGEIPCHKIAENDKFLAFLDIFPLVKGHTLVIPKKEVDYIFDMEDDLLSEINVFAKDVATQIKKAIPCERIGIAVIGLEVPHAHMHLVPINHVGDINFEKEKMKLSQEELSEIAEAIRNA; from the coding sequence ATGGCGACTATCTTTTCTAAGATCGTATCTGGAGAAATTCCTTGTCACAAGATTGCTGAGAACGACAAGTTCCTCGCCTTTCTAGACATCTTTCCTTTGGTGAAAGGCCACACCTTGGTGATTCCAAAGAAAGAGGTGGACTATATCTTCGATATGGAAGATGATCTATTAAGCGAGATCAATGTATTCGCGAAGGATGTCGCGACCCAAATCAAAAAGGCCATCCCATGTGAGCGTATCGGTATCGCCGTCATTGGCCTTGAAGTTCCCCATGCTCACATGCATCTGGTTCCGATTAACCACGTTGGTGATATCAACTTCGAAAAGGAAAAGATGAAGCTATCCCAGGAAGAACTTAGTGAGATCGCAGAAGCGATCAGAAATGCATAA
- a CDS encoding carboxypeptidase-like regulatory domain-containing protein has product MSRKIYLLFLLALLVSTGAMAQVSAGTLKGKVTDAETGEPLPFVNVVVFLNGNQITGTNTDFDGEYTIKPIDAGTYEVLFSYVGYNTKKITGVKVVSNKIQFANAQLASGVALEEVEVVEYTVPLIDRDGGASGGTVTRDDIDKMPGRDAVSLATTVAGVSTAGTGGGVSIRGSRPDGTWIYIDGIKVRGSSSLPKSAIQEVSVLTGGIPANIGDATGGVMNISLRNSSAKWFGGFEVITSGFKSGETAVGLDRYGYNLVEGVISGPLLFAKDEEGNKERPLLGLFLSGNYTSILDPRPAYGGVVRMTEDARAQILNNPLRQNLSSSGEVNGALYNADFLTADDFETVDTRLNVGSRSANLVAKVDVNTSQTMTLTFGGTAAYNRNAEFSRARSLMNHENNVDVTNFDWRVYGKFSQRFVNEEEDEGTASNLKNIFYTVMVDYSRSFDRRQDENHEDNFFRYGHVGQFEVFDRNAYQFQGDRYVHVGWEDTLVTFAPSQYNPELAAINNQYFGLFDDEPYNEFDPGPYSSLLEVQNGNALLNGQVAPATYGLWSYYGTQANEYFIQDNSQFRVTAAGSADIGDHAVQIGFEYEQRSDAFYSLSPVGLWTLARLYTNSHIQEIDQSDSTVTNIGTDFYVTYDRLIGDGQFQFDRNLRIALGLDPNGNDFVNVDALDPETFSIDMFGADDLLNQGNNVVLYSGYDHHGNKLNGRPTIEDFFNETNDQGFRTRPIGAYEPIYIAGYVMDKFTFDDIIFNVGLRVDRFDANQPVLKDPYVIGQAFTVGDIRTDLINDLEEGIEIPTNIADDYVVYVDDLDNPTTIVGYRDGDTWFNAQGSEITDPDAIASTNGFPAPWLINGPDEDLNSGAFKDYEPQVNIMPRIAFSFNISDEAVFFAHYDILTQRPTSSNRFSPIDYLFIEARNALISNPDLRPTKTIDYELGFQQVLSRTSSLKISAFYRELRDMIQVRQFAGAYPRPYRAFGNLDFGTTKGLTIAYDLRRTGNVRLNTSYTLQFADGTGSTTTTALALINAGLPNLRTIAPFNYDQRHRIVANLDYRYGGGKDYNGPVWFGKQVFANTGINFIANLGSGTPYTASTIAVPITGEVSPSTEGSINGSRLPWQFNLDVNIDKNFTLTFGGEGDKAKTANLNVYLWILNALNTQNINSVYRFTGVHDDDGYLAAAQYQPQINSQNDPASFRNYYNMFVNNPFNLGLPRQIRLGVKLDF; this is encoded by the coding sequence ATGTCGCGTAAGATCTACTTACTGTTCTTGCTGGCTCTTTTAGTTTCGACAGGAGCCATGGCTCAAGTATCTGCCGGAACCCTGAAAGGGAAAGTGACCGATGCTGAGACAGGAGAACCCCTTCCATTCGTAAACGTGGTGGTGTTCCTTAATGGAAACCAGATCACGGGTACTAACACCGATTTCGACGGTGAGTACACCATTAAACCAATTGATGCAGGTACCTACGAGGTACTCTTCTCTTATGTTGGATACAACACAAAGAAGATCACTGGTGTAAAAGTGGTGTCGAACAAGATTCAATTTGCTAACGCACAACTTGCCAGCGGTGTTGCCCTGGAAGAAGTAGAAGTTGTGGAGTACACCGTTCCACTTATCGATCGAGATGGTGGTGCATCGGGTGGTACTGTTACACGTGACGACATCGACAAGATGCCTGGTCGTGATGCTGTATCCCTTGCAACTACAGTTGCCGGTGTAAGTACTGCCGGTACCGGAGGTGGTGTATCGATCCGTGGTTCTCGTCCTGACGGAACATGGATTTACATCGATGGTATTAAAGTACGTGGGTCATCATCGCTACCTAAGTCTGCGATCCAGGAAGTTTCGGTACTAACCGGAGGTATCCCTGCGAACATCGGAGATGCTACAGGTGGGGTCATGAACATTTCGCTTCGTAACTCTTCTGCCAAGTGGTTTGGAGGATTTGAGGTGATTACTTCAGGATTCAAGAGCGGTGAGACTGCAGTAGGACTTGACCGCTACGGTTACAACCTCGTTGAGGGTGTAATTTCTGGTCCACTACTCTTCGCGAAAGATGAAGAAGGAAATAAGGAGCGTCCACTTCTCGGACTTTTCCTCTCAGGTAACTACACAAGCATCCTTGATCCACGTCCTGCTTACGGAGGTGTGGTGCGCATGACAGAAGATGCACGTGCTCAGATCCTGAACAACCCACTTCGTCAGAACCTTTCATCTTCAGGTGAGGTGAACGGTGCGTTGTACAATGCTGACTTCCTTACTGCAGACGACTTCGAAACAGTTGATACGCGACTCAACGTTGGAAGCCGTTCTGCAAACCTTGTAGCGAAAGTTGACGTGAACACATCACAGACGATGACTCTGACTTTCGGAGGTACAGCAGCTTACAACCGCAATGCTGAATTCAGCCGCGCACGAAGCCTAATGAACCACGAGAATAACGTAGACGTAACCAACTTTGACTGGCGTGTTTACGGTAAGTTCTCTCAGCGTTTCGTGAACGAAGAAGAAGACGAAGGCACTGCGAGCAACCTAAAGAACATCTTCTACACAGTGATGGTTGACTACTCTCGTTCGTTCGACCGTCGTCAAGACGAGAACCACGAGGATAATTTCTTCCGTTACGGACACGTAGGACAGTTCGAGGTATTCGATCGTAATGCTTACCAGTTCCAGGGAGATCGTTACGTGCACGTTGGATGGGAGGATACATTGGTAACCTTCGCTCCTTCACAGTACAACCCTGAACTAGCAGCCATCAACAACCAGTACTTTGGACTATTTGATGATGAGCCATACAATGAATTTGATCCAGGACCATACTCAAGCCTACTTGAGGTACAGAACGGTAACGCCCTTCTAAACGGTCAGGTAGCACCAGCGACTTACGGTCTATGGAGCTACTACGGAACACAGGCGAATGAGTACTTCATTCAGGATAACAGCCAGTTCCGTGTAACTGCTGCAGGTTCTGCCGATATCGGTGACCACGCGGTACAGATCGGATTCGAATACGAGCAGCGTAGTGATGCCTTCTACTCACTTTCACCAGTGGGACTATGGACACTAGCTCGTCTTTACACAAACAGCCACATCCAAGAGATCGACCAGAGTGACTCTACAGTGACAAACATCGGTACTGACTTCTACGTGACTTACGATCGTTTGATCGGTGACGGACAGTTCCAGTTTGATCGCAACCTTCGTATTGCACTCGGTCTTGATCCAAACGGAAACGACTTTGTAAACGTTGATGCACTTGACCCAGAAACATTCTCAATCGACATGTTCGGTGCGGATGACCTTCTAAACCAGGGTAACAACGTTGTTCTTTACTCAGGATACGACCACCACGGTAACAAGCTAAACGGACGTCCAACAATTGAAGACTTCTTCAACGAGACGAACGACCAAGGCTTCCGTACGCGTCCGATCGGAGCTTACGAGCCGATCTACATCGCTGGTTACGTGATGGACAAGTTTACATTCGACGATATCATCTTCAACGTTGGTCTACGTGTTGACCGTTTCGATGCGAACCAGCCAGTACTTAAAGATCCTTACGTGATCGGACAAGCATTCACTGTTGGTGATATCCGTACAGACTTGATCAACGACCTAGAAGAAGGAATCGAGATCCCAACGAACATTGCTGATGATTACGTAGTGTACGTTGATGACCTTGACAACCCAACAACTATCGTAGGTTACCGTGATGGTGATACATGGTTCAACGCTCAGGGATCTGAGATTACTGACCCAGACGCGATCGCTTCTACAAACGGTTTCCCTGCACCATGGTTGATTAACGGTCCTGACGAAGATTTGAACTCTGGAGCATTCAAGGATTACGAGCCACAGGTGAACATCATGCCTCGTATCGCATTCTCATTCAACATTTCGGATGAGGCGGTATTCTTCGCTCACTACGATATCTTGACTCAGCGTCCTACTTCTTCGAACCGATTCAGCCCGATCGATTACCTCTTCATCGAGGCGCGTAACGCTTTGATCTCAAACCCAGATCTACGTCCTACGAAAACGATCGATTACGAGCTTGGTTTCCAGCAGGTACTTTCACGTACTTCTTCATTGAAGATCTCAGCGTTCTACCGCGAGCTTCGTGATATGATCCAGGTACGTCAGTTCGCTGGTGCTTACCCTCGTCCTTACCGTGCATTCGGTAACCTTGACTTCGGTACGACAAAAGGATTGACTATTGCATACGACCTTCGTCGTACGGGTAACGTTCGTTTGAACACATCTTACACGCTTCAGTTCGCTGACGGTACGGGTTCAACAACCACTACTGCCCTAGCATTGATCAACGCTGGTCTTCCAAACCTTCGTACAATCGCACCGTTCAACTACGATCAACGTCACCGTATCGTAGCTAACCTTGACTACCGTTACGGTGGTGGTAAGGATTACAACGGTCCTGTATGGTTCGGTAAGCAGGTATTCGCTAACACGGGTATCAACTTCATCGCGAACCTAGGTTCTGGAACTCCATACACTGCATCTACAATTGCAGTTCCGATTACTGGTGAGGTATCACCATCTACAGAAGGTTCTATCAACGGTAGCCGCCTACCATGGCAGTTTAACCTTGATGTAAACATCGATAAGAACTTCACATTGACATTCGGTGGTGAAGGAGACAAAGCGAAGACGGCGAACTTGAACGTCTACCTATGGATTCTGAACGCACTGAACACACAGAACATTAACTCTGTGTACCGATTCACAGGAGTTCACGATGACGATGGTTACTTGGCAGCTGCTCAGTACCAGCCACAGATCAACTCTCAAAATGATCCTGCGTCATTTAGAAACTATTACAACATGTTCGTGAACAACCCATTCAACTTGGGTCTACCACGTCAAATTCGTCTAGGTGTTAAACTAGACTTCTAA